The following are from one region of the Mycolicibacterium helvum genome:
- a CDS encoding thiolase family protein, whose translation MMRLAGEAAIVGIAELPAERKPTRPELFTLDQYAALTKLVLDDAGLDGSVVNGLISHGLAESDMFVPATLSEYLGLPIDFGERVDLGGATSAAMVWRAAVAVELGLCDAVLAVLPGSRALPRSARRAPVAPSWYGASSNNYGSPQAEYEIPYGNVGQNAPFAQIAQRYGAQYGYDPSALAKIVVDQRTNACAHPGAVFHGKPITEADVLGSPLIADPIRMLEIVMPVHGGTGVLVANADLARKARHRPVWIKGFGEHISFKTTTYAKDPMVTPIARSAQRAFAMAGLHPADIDIASIYDCYTITVLMTLEDAGFCPKGQGMTWIKERDLTFRGDFPLNTAGGQLSYGQAGMSGGMHHVVDATRQLMGRSAAAQVPDANIAFVAGTGGIMSEQVALVLGGD comes from the coding sequence CTGATGCGACTGGCCGGCGAAGCGGCGATCGTCGGGATCGCCGAGCTGCCTGCCGAGCGCAAGCCGACCCGCCCCGAACTGTTCACTCTCGACCAGTACGCCGCGCTGACGAAGCTGGTGCTCGACGACGCCGGGCTCGACGGGAGTGTGGTCAACGGGTTGATTTCGCACGGGCTGGCCGAATCGGACATGTTCGTGCCGGCAACGTTGTCCGAATACCTGGGACTGCCCATCGATTTCGGGGAGCGGGTCGACCTGGGCGGGGCGACCTCGGCTGCCATGGTGTGGCGCGCGGCCGTCGCGGTCGAGCTCGGGCTGTGCGACGCGGTGCTGGCCGTGCTGCCCGGTTCGCGTGCCCTGCCGCGTTCGGCCCGCCGGGCGCCGGTGGCGCCGAGTTGGTACGGGGCGTCGAGCAACAACTATGGTTCCCCGCAAGCCGAGTACGAGATCCCGTACGGCAACGTCGGGCAGAACGCCCCTTTCGCGCAGATCGCGCAACGCTATGGCGCACAGTATGGCTACGACCCGTCAGCCCTGGCGAAGATCGTAGTGGACCAGCGCACCAACGCCTGCGCACATCCGGGTGCGGTATTCCATGGCAAGCCGATCACCGAAGCCGATGTACTGGGCAGTCCGTTGATCGCCGATCCCATCCGCATGTTGGAGATCGTCATGCCCGTCCACGGCGGCACCGGGGTGCTGGTCGCCAATGCCGACCTGGCGCGCAAGGCCCGCCACCGGCCGGTGTGGATCAAGGGATTCGGTGAGCACATCTCCTTCAAGACCACGACCTACGCCAAGGATCCGATGGTCACCCCGATCGCTCGTTCGGCTCAGCGGGCGTTCGCGATGGCGGGACTGCACCCGGCCGATATCGACATCGCCTCGATCTACGACTGTTACACGATCACCGTGCTGATGACCCTGGAGGACGCCGGGTTCTGCCCGAAGGGCCAGGGCATGACGTGGATCAAGGAGCGGGACCTGACCTTCCGCGGTGACTTCCCGCTCAACACCGCCGGCGGCCAGCTGTCCTACGGGCAGGCCGGGATGTCCGGGGGTATGCACCACGTCGTCGACGCCACCCGCCAGCTGATGGGGCGCTCCGCGGCCGCGCAGGTGCCCGACGCCAACATCGCATTCGTCGCCGGCACCGGCGGCATCATGAGCGAGCAGGTGGCCCTGGTGCTGGGAGGCGACTGA
- a CDS encoding Zn-ribbon domain-containing OB-fold protein, protein MTEPMPVPEPTPVSQPFWDGLAAHRILIQYSPSAGRYVFYPRTLAPGTLADDLQWREIDGAATLYTYTVARRPTGPPWAEALPQLPAVVQWDVGPRFSTELVDVEAADVRIGMRVAPVFCDLPGGGMTLLRYRPADA, encoded by the coding sequence ATGACCGAACCGATGCCGGTACCCGAACCCACCCCGGTATCCCAGCCGTTCTGGGATGGGTTGGCTGCGCACCGGATCTTGATTCAGTACTCGCCGTCGGCCGGCCGCTATGTGTTCTATCCCCGCACGCTGGCCCCCGGCACGCTGGCCGATGATCTCCAGTGGCGCGAGATCGACGGCGCCGCAACGTTGTACACCTATACCGTCGCTCGCCGACCCACCGGGCCACCGTGGGCCGAGGCGCTGCCGCAGCTGCCCGCGGTGGTGCAGTGGGACGTCGGTCCGCGGTTTTCCACCGAGCTGGTGGACGTCGAAGCCGCCGATGTCCGGATCGGAATGCGAGTCGCACCGGTGTTCTGCGACCTCCCCGGCGGCGGTATGACCCTGCTGCGCTACCGCCCCGCCGACGCATGA
- a CDS encoding MaoC family dehydratase has product MTSHLIDPETAARVGTVAATATGEVIRRDWQRWAAAVGDDNPLWFDPDYARANGYRDAICPPLYLQYAILGVSALADLRPDGSSGAVSGSLAFPKAPRRMAGGESTTFHLPAYHRDEIEMVRTIESVVEKEGRSGRFVLVTWRTVYRNQHDELVAEAATSMIARP; this is encoded by the coding sequence ATGACCTCTCACCTCATCGACCCGGAAACAGCGGCGCGCGTTGGCACCGTCGCCGCCACCGCCACCGGCGAGGTGATCCGCCGAGATTGGCAGCGCTGGGCCGCGGCGGTCGGTGACGACAACCCGCTGTGGTTCGACCCGGACTATGCCCGCGCCAACGGCTACCGCGACGCCATCTGCCCGCCGCTGTATCTGCAATACGCCATCCTCGGTGTCAGTGCGCTTGCTGATCTGCGCCCAGACGGTTCCTCCGGTGCCGTCTCGGGCAGCCTCGCCTTCCCGAAAGCACCGCGCCGGATGGCAGGCGGCGAGAGCACCACCTTCCACCTGCCGGCCTACCACCGCGACGAGATCGAGATGGTGCGTACCATCGAATCGGTTGTCGAAAAGGAAGGTCGGTCAGGACGATTCGTTCTGGTCACCTGGCGTACCGTCTATCGCAACCAGCATGACGAACTGGTGGCCGAGGCCGCCACGTCGATGATCGCCCGGCCATGA
- a CDS encoding acyl-CoA dehydrogenase family protein — protein MDFDLDAEQRAWLDEVREFLRENVTDALRAEIAEHNLEHPGGEVAAFRAKLGAKGWFGLNWPAEYGGLGLGPVYLHLLMTEFEYWGAPGPDLTVTSIAPMIMRHGSEQNKREFLPLIARGEMTCALGYSEPDAGTDLASLRTKAVRDGDEWVINGSKIWNSGAQRSTHEWLCVRTDPQAQRHRGISVIVVPVDSPGVRIRPLIAWSGYRTNEVFFDDVRVPVTNLIGEENRGWSYITGALDLERGALTNAGDLRRALDELQVLARMPRRDGTVPIDNAGFRRRLAQAEADVEVAGLMGYEASSLLSDGVIPTVEVSVEKVFSSELRQRIADLGIDLLGAEGILAHRNPEAPAGGRFEKLYRFAPLMRFGGGTNEVLRDVIAQRGNGMPPYGR, from the coding sequence GTGGATTTCGACCTTGACGCCGAACAGCGCGCCTGGTTGGACGAGGTTCGGGAGTTCCTGCGCGAGAACGTCACTGATGCCCTGCGCGCCGAGATCGCCGAACACAATCTGGAACACCCCGGCGGGGAGGTTGCCGCGTTCCGTGCCAAGCTCGGCGCCAAGGGCTGGTTCGGCCTGAACTGGCCGGCGGAGTACGGCGGCCTTGGGCTCGGTCCGGTGTACCTGCACCTGCTGATGACCGAGTTCGAGTACTGGGGCGCACCCGGCCCCGATCTGACCGTCACCTCGATCGCGCCGATGATCATGCGGCACGGCTCCGAGCAGAACAAGCGCGAATTCCTCCCGCTCATCGCCCGTGGCGAGATGACCTGTGCCCTGGGCTATTCGGAGCCCGACGCGGGTACCGACCTGGCCTCGCTGCGGACCAAGGCGGTGCGCGACGGCGACGAGTGGGTGATCAACGGCTCCAAGATCTGGAACAGCGGGGCCCAGCGGTCCACCCACGAATGGTTGTGTGTGCGGACCGATCCGCAGGCCCAGCGGCACCGGGGTATCTCGGTGATCGTCGTCCCCGTCGACAGCCCCGGCGTCCGGATCCGCCCGTTGATCGCCTGGTCGGGCTACCGCACCAACGAAGTGTTCTTCGACGACGTGCGGGTGCCGGTGACCAACCTCATCGGCGAGGAGAACCGCGGCTGGTCCTATATCACCGGCGCTCTTGACCTCGAGCGGGGCGCGCTGACCAACGCCGGCGACCTGCGTCGCGCGCTCGACGAGTTGCAGGTGCTGGCGCGCATGCCACGGCGCGACGGCACCGTCCCGATCGACAACGCGGGGTTCCGGCGCCGGCTGGCCCAAGCCGAGGCCGACGTCGAGGTGGCCGGACTGATGGGCTACGAGGCTTCCTCGCTGTTGTCCGACGGGGTGATCCCCACCGTCGAAGTGAGCGTAGAAAAGGTGTTCAGCAGCGAACTGCGGCAGCGGATCGCCGATTTGGGCATCGACCTGCTGGGTGCCGAAGGCATACTGGCACACCGAAATCCCGAAGCCCCGGCTGGCGGGCGGTTCGAGAAGCTTTACCGGTTCGCGCCGCTGATGCGTTTCGGCGGTGGTACCAACGAGGTACTCCGAGACGTCATCGCCCAGCGGGGCAACGGCATGCCCCCTTACGGACGATGA
- a CDS encoding gamma-glutamyltransferase family protein, translated as MAHPATVAALATPHVLATEAGTRVLRDGGNAIDAAIAAAAVLTVVYPHNVALGGDLFALIRTPDGAVRCVNASGWAGAAVDAAGLAAQHGDSLPPRGAATVTVPGGIRGWEAMRRFGSRISWSATLRDAELLARDGVAVSPSLAHHLNDAENDDLIGTEDFDRVFRPGSVPLGVGDMFRQPALADTFATLRAAGPDAFYAGDLAERAVTYLRSRGSVLSLRDFAEFHPEVQAPLRAEFGDLTLLTSPPNSQGFLLPYALGVLHERAIDDPLGKGLGQLLGVFQRGNEIRDSRLADPRSAVVDIAATPVGRPVQPRATPDRTAHGDTVGIAAADGEGYAVSLIQSVYYAFGSGLIDPVTGVLFHNRGCGFSLNAASPNVIAPRKRPAHTLMPAMTLRHERVGHVLSTMGGQGQPQILGQILLRALGGASAIDAVAAPRAIVGNQIGGGADAVTVEADLSTTALASIRRAGFTPVEVPAHTESLGQANVVFVDASGLMTAASDPRSDGAAVVVHYPRPLR; from the coding sequence GTGGCGCATCCTGCGACTGTCGCGGCGCTGGCCACCCCGCACGTCCTGGCTACCGAGGCCGGGACGCGCGTGCTCCGGGATGGCGGCAACGCCATTGACGCCGCGATCGCCGCCGCCGCGGTGCTCACCGTGGTCTATCCGCACAACGTCGCGCTCGGTGGCGACCTCTTCGCGTTGATCCGGACACCCGACGGTGCGGTGCGGTGTGTCAACGCCTCCGGCTGGGCCGGTGCCGCGGTGGACGCGGCCGGTCTTGCTGCCCAGCATGGCGACTCGTTGCCACCTCGTGGCGCCGCCACTGTCACCGTCCCCGGCGGGATCAGGGGATGGGAAGCGATGCGCCGCTTCGGTTCCCGAATATCGTGGAGTGCGACTCTGCGCGACGCCGAATTGCTGGCGCGGGACGGCGTTGCGGTATCGCCGTCGCTGGCCCATCACCTCAACGATGCCGAGAACGACGATCTCATCGGCACCGAGGACTTCGATCGGGTGTTCCGCCCGGGGTCGGTTCCCCTGGGCGTCGGTGACATGTTCCGGCAGCCGGCCCTGGCCGACACCTTCGCGACTCTTCGAGCCGCGGGACCTGATGCGTTCTACGCCGGCGATCTGGCCGAGCGGGCGGTGACCTATCTGCGCTCGCGCGGATCGGTGTTGAGTCTGCGGGATTTCGCTGAATTCCACCCCGAGGTGCAGGCCCCGTTGCGTGCCGAATTCGGCGACCTCACGCTGCTGACCAGCCCACCCAACAGCCAGGGCTTCCTACTGCCCTACGCGCTCGGCGTGCTGCACGAGCGCGCCATCGATGACCCTCTCGGCAAGGGGCTCGGACAACTGCTCGGAGTCTTTCAGCGCGGCAACGAGATTCGCGACAGCCGCCTCGCCGACCCACGGTCCGCCGTCGTCGACATCGCGGCCACGCCGGTCGGCCGGCCGGTGCAACCGCGAGCCACGCCGGACCGAACCGCGCACGGCGACACCGTCGGCATCGCGGCGGCCGACGGCGAGGGATACGCGGTATCTCTGATCCAGAGCGTCTACTACGCCTTCGGCTCCGGGCTTATCGACCCTGTCACCGGTGTCCTCTTCCACAACCGAGGTTGTGGATTCTCGTTGAACGCGGCGTCACCCAACGTGATCGCGCCACGCAAGCGGCCGGCGCACACGTTGATGCCGGCAATGACGTTGCGGCACGAGCGAGTTGGTCACGTGCTGTCGACGATGGGCGGTCAGGGCCAGCCGCAGATCCTGGGTCAGATCCTCTTGCGCGCGCTCGGCGGCGCGAGTGCGATCGATGCGGTCGCCGCCCCGCGCGCCATTGTCGGCAACCAGATCGGCGGCGGCGCAGATGCCGTCACGGTCGAGGCCGACCTGTCGACCACCGCACTCGCCTCGATCCGCCGGGCTGGTTTCACCCCGGTGGAAGTGCCGGCACACACCGAGTCGCTCGGGCAGGCCAATGTGGTGTTCGTCGATGCTTCCGGGCTCATGACGGCGGCGTCGGACCCACGTTCGGACGGTGCGGCGGTGGTGGTGCACTATCCGCGCCCGCTCCGGTAG
- a CDS encoding acyl-CoA dehydrogenase family protein: MKLVASQDERDLASSLRGLLGAGRADLWGDLAAAGVMGLGLPECYGGSGGTLSDLGIFAREAGRALGPVRVHSTAIAGYALYVLGGEKSWARWLPELTAGRIAGTTALWNPNDASDVTATMRADQAKDGSWRLTGTADFVADADTADVIVVTGFDKHGSTVGFVVRLGNEGVTLRPLALMGGHHASVVRFDDVPVDDVLGDGSPLGRDELRRVANAAVTLASLDLVGIGEAVMERTVRYTTLRHQFGRPIASFQAAQHIVADMHIALSAARLAAQSAVHAIAQGRTAIRETAVARIQSATAAKWATLDAHQLHGGMGYVVDTDLYLWSERARVLSTLGGGADIAAAWLDDDVVSRAAVGDRLRRKDGQ; the protein is encoded by the coding sequence ATGAAACTCGTTGCCTCTCAAGATGAGCGGGATCTGGCGTCCAGCCTGCGCGGACTGCTGGGTGCTGGCCGTGCCGACCTGTGGGGTGACCTGGCCGCCGCTGGTGTGATGGGGCTTGGTCTGCCGGAATGCTATGGCGGGTCCGGCGGGACGTTGTCAGATCTCGGGATCTTCGCCCGCGAGGCCGGCCGCGCACTAGGCCCGGTGCGGGTGCACAGTACTGCCATCGCCGGGTACGCGCTGTACGTCCTCGGCGGTGAAAAATCTTGGGCCAGATGGCTACCCGAGCTCACGGCAGGCCGGATCGCGGGCACCACCGCGCTGTGGAACCCCAACGACGCATCCGACGTCACCGCCACCATGCGCGCCGACCAAGCCAAAGACGGCAGCTGGCGACTCACCGGCACCGCCGATTTCGTCGCCGACGCCGATACCGCCGACGTGATCGTGGTGACCGGGTTCGACAAGCACGGAAGCACGGTGGGCTTTGTCGTTCGGTTAGGCAACGAGGGCGTGACATTGCGGCCGCTCGCGCTGATGGGTGGCCACCACGCGTCGGTGGTGCGCTTTGACGACGTACCGGTCGATGACGTACTGGGCGACGGGTCGCCTCTTGGCCGGGACGAACTGCGACGGGTCGCCAACGCCGCGGTGACATTGGCGTCGCTGGACCTGGTCGGTATCGGCGAGGCCGTCATGGAGCGGACGGTGCGCTACACCACGCTGCGGCACCAGTTCGGCCGGCCGATCGCCTCCTTCCAGGCTGCCCAGCACATCGTGGCCGATATGCACATCGCGCTGTCGGCGGCGCGGCTGGCCGCACAGTCGGCGGTGCATGCGATCGCTCAGGGGCGCACCGCGATCCGCGAAACCGCCGTCGCCAGAATCCAGTCCGCCACCGCGGCCAAATGGGCCACCCTCGACGCCCACCAGCTGCACGGTGGCATGGGATACGTCGTGGATACCGATCTGTACCTGTGGTCAGAACGGGCCAGGGTGCTCTCCACGCTCGGTGGGGGCGCCGACATCGCCGCCGCGTGGCTCGACGACGACGTGGTCAGCCGTGCCGCGGTCGGCGATCGGTTGCGGCGCAAGGATGGCCAATGA
- a CDS encoding MaoC family dehydratase: MTQLFFDDVTPGDELPELVVAVDETQMFFFSAATYNGHRIHYDKDWARGTEGYDDVLVQGPLQAALLARAVTDWIGGRGRLVEYSVQNRAVAFPGQPLTFGGTVTGKRVDAGRGLVDLDIVGRRGSDILMPGTATVELPRRLGDS; the protein is encoded by the coding sequence ATGACCCAGTTGTTTTTCGATGACGTCACGCCGGGCGACGAGCTGCCCGAGTTGGTGGTTGCCGTCGACGAGACTCAGATGTTCTTCTTCAGCGCGGCGACCTACAACGGCCATCGTATCCACTACGACAAGGACTGGGCCCGGGGCACGGAAGGCTACGACGACGTTCTGGTGCAGGGTCCGTTGCAGGCCGCGCTGCTGGCTCGAGCGGTCACCGACTGGATCGGCGGCCGCGGCCGGCTGGTCGAGTACTCGGTGCAGAACCGCGCAGTGGCGTTTCCCGGTCAGCCGCTGACGTTCGGCGGCACCGTCACCGGTAAGCGGGTGGATGCCGGCCGGGGCCTGGTCGATCTGGACATCGTCGGGCGGCGGGGTTCCGACATCCTGATGCCTGGCACGGCGACCGTGGAACTACCGCGGCGCCTTGGGGATTCCTGA
- a CDS encoding succinate dehydrogenase iron-sulfur subunit has product MTIAPERKDPALPPIPDGAVMVTLKIARFNPEDPDAAGFQSFRVPCLPSDRLLNLLIYVKSYLDGTLTFRRSCAHGVCGSDAMRINGVNRLACKVLMRDLLPKKDKPLTITIEPIRGLAVEKDLVVNMEPFFDAYRAVKPYLMTSGNPPTRERIQSPTDRARYDDTTKCILCACCTTSCPVYWSEGSYFGPAAIVNAHRFIFDSRDEGAAERLDILNEVDGVWRCRTTFNCTDACPRGIEVTKAIQEVKRALMFAR; this is encoded by the coding sequence ATGACGATCGCACCTGAGCGCAAAGATCCCGCGCTGCCGCCGATCCCGGACGGGGCGGTGATGGTGACGCTGAAGATCGCGCGGTTCAACCCCGAAGATCCCGATGCCGCCGGCTTCCAGAGCTTCCGGGTGCCGTGCCTGCCAAGCGACCGGCTGCTCAACCTGCTGATCTACGTGAAGAGCTACCTGGACGGCACGCTGACGTTCCGCCGCTCGTGCGCACACGGGGTGTGCGGCTCGGACGCGATGCGGATCAACGGCGTGAACCGGCTGGCCTGCAAGGTCCTGATGCGCGACCTATTACCCAAGAAGGACAAACCGCTCACCATCACCATCGAGCCGATCCGCGGCCTGGCCGTCGAGAAGGATCTGGTGGTCAACATGGAGCCGTTCTTCGACGCCTACCGCGCGGTCAAGCCCTACCTGATGACCTCGGGCAACCCGCCCACCCGCGAGCGCATCCAGAGCCCGACCGACCGGGCCCGCTACGACGACACCACCAAGTGCATTCTGTGCGCCTGCTGCACCACCAGCTGCCCGGTGTATTGGAGCGAGGGGTCGTACTTCGGGCCTGCCGCGATCGTCAATGCCCACCGGTTCATCTTCGACAGTCGCGACGAGGGTGCCGCTGAGCGCCTCGACATCCTCAACGAGGTCGACGGGGTGTGGCGCTGCCGCACGACGTTCAACTGCACCGATGCCTGCCCGCGCGGTATCGAGGTCACCAAGGCGATCCAGGAGGTCAAGCGCGCGCTGATGTTCGCGCGCTGA
- a CDS encoding APC family permease codes for MSKGELTLEPSAPVPSNSVESKGLKGGALGLLSSIVVGMASTAPAYSLAATLGLIVASGGSLLAGEKAPAIVLIAFIPMYMIAVAYQELNKAEPDCGTTFTWASRAFGPLVGWLGGWGIIAADVIVMANLAQIAGSYSFTFVGELGWTSAATLASSTLWSTVAGVIWIVVMTYICYRGIEVSARIQYGLLGIELVVLVVFSIVALVKVYTHQAEGYSLLPSLSWFWPGGLDFGTVIAPAILTAIFIYWGWDTAVACNEESEDPGTTPGRAAVISTFLLLATYALVSVSAIAFAGTGTEGIGLGNPDNAADAFAAIGPALFGDSVLGKIGLLLLAASILTSASASTQTTILPTARTTLSMGVYKALPGSFAKIHRTYLTPTTSTIVMGAVSIVFYVLFTLISSNLLSALIGSVGLMIAFYYGLTGFACAWFYRKDLTKNLRDFMMRGVVPLLGGVILLVVFAYGLVQYAKPDWLTDADGNNVTIFGFGAVAVVGIGALVLGVILMVVYWLAAPDFFRGRTLSRRSSRDLVLQPATAVEAHFGLPDSGDMPTVIAPDLSNLPPGETALDPLTGEEFTKGPQA; via the coding sequence ATGAGTAAAGGCGAACTGACCCTCGAGCCGAGTGCGCCCGTGCCGTCCAATTCCGTCGAGAGCAAAGGACTCAAGGGCGGCGCGCTGGGACTGTTGTCCAGCATTGTCGTCGGCATGGCCTCGACCGCCCCGGCCTACTCGCTGGCGGCGACGCTGGGTCTGATCGTCGCCAGTGGTGGCTCGCTGCTGGCGGGTGAGAAGGCTCCGGCCATCGTGCTCATCGCCTTCATCCCGATGTACATGATCGCCGTCGCCTATCAGGAGCTGAACAAGGCCGAACCGGACTGCGGCACCACGTTCACCTGGGCTTCGCGGGCATTCGGGCCGCTGGTCGGCTGGCTGGGCGGCTGGGGAATCATCGCCGCGGACGTCATCGTGATGGCCAACCTGGCTCAGATCGCCGGGTCCTACTCGTTCACGTTCGTCGGTGAATTGGGTTGGACGTCGGCGGCCACGCTGGCCAGCAGCACCTTGTGGTCGACGGTGGCCGGCGTCATCTGGATCGTCGTGATGACCTACATCTGTTATCGCGGCATCGAAGTGTCGGCGCGAATCCAGTACGGACTGCTCGGTATCGAGCTGGTCGTGCTGGTGGTGTTCTCGATCGTCGCGCTGGTCAAGGTCTACACCCACCAGGCCGAGGGCTATTCGCTGCTGCCGTCGCTGTCCTGGTTCTGGCCTGGCGGGCTGGATTTCGGCACCGTCATCGCGCCTGCCATCCTCACCGCGATCTTCATCTACTGGGGCTGGGACACCGCCGTTGCTTGCAACGAGGAGTCCGAGGACCCCGGCACCACCCCGGGCCGTGCCGCCGTCATCTCGACGTTCCTGCTGCTGGCCACCTACGCACTGGTCAGCGTCTCGGCAATCGCCTTCGCCGGCACCGGAACCGAAGGCATCGGCCTTGGCAACCCGGATAACGCCGCGGACGCCTTTGCTGCGATCGGGCCGGCCTTGTTCGGCGACAGCGTCCTGGGCAAGATCGGCCTGCTGTTGCTGGCCGCGTCGATCCTGACCTCGGCGTCGGCTTCCACTCAGACGACGATCCTGCCGACCGCGCGGACGACGCTGTCGATGGGGGTCTACAAGGCGCTGCCCGGATCGTTCGCCAAGATCCACCGCACCTACCTGACCCCCACCACCTCGACCATCGTGATGGGCGCTGTGTCGATCGTGTTCTACGTCCTGTTCACCCTGATCAGCTCGAACCTGTTGTCGGCGCTGATCGGTTCGGTGGGCCTGATGATCGCGTTCTACTACGGCCTGACCGGCTTCGCGTGCGCGTGGTTCTACCGCAAGGACCTCACCAAGAACCTGCGCGACTTCATGATGCGGGGAGTGGTGCCGCTACTGGGCGGCGTGATCCTGCTGGTCGTGTTCGCCTACGGACTGGTCCAGTACGCCAAGCCGGACTGGCTGACCGACGCGGACGGCAACAACGTCACGATCTTCGGCTTCGGCGCGGTCGCGGTGGTCGGCATCGGAGCACTGGTGCTCGGCGTGATTCTGATGGTGGTGTATTGGCTGGCCGCACCGGACTTCTTCCGCGGCCGCACGCTGTCGCGGCGCTCGAGCCGCGACCTGGTTCTGCAACCGGCCACCGCGGTGGAGGCGCATTTCGGTCTGCCCGACTCGGGAGACATGCCGACGGTGATCGCACCGGACCTGTCGAACCTGCCGCCGGGAGAGACGGCGCTCGACCCTCTGACCGGCGAGGAGTTCACCAAGGGCCCGCAAGCGTGA
- the fadD1 gene encoding fatty-acid--CoA ligase FadD1 has product MIDTVQKLLRGRLDDDSVAVISADRSWTWREYLTEASVEAAALLAMTDPDRPLHIGALLTNSPAYVRSMAAAALGGYVLCGINTTRRGASLVSDIRRSDCQLLLVDTDHAALLDGLDLSGITVLDVTGPRYAQAIAAAEPLVPHEVSGTDPFMMIFTSGTSGNPKAVPFVHAMSVMCGLSLVAQMDITAGDVCYLAMPLFHSNGVAVGFSVAVTAGAAMVPVKFSVSRLLGDVRRYGVTFMNYVGKPLALVLATPEQPDDADNPLRVMYGNEATERDIAEFSRRFGCRIIDGFGSSEFAVVVVREDGTPSGSIGKGWGGVAIYHPDSVTECATAVFDGNGALLNTDEAIGELVNTTGSGPFTGYYNDPAATSERLRHGMYWTGDLAYRDADGWIYLAGRTSDWMRVDGENMAAAPIERILLRLPQLNQVAVYAVPDERVGDQVMAAVVLRQGQSLTPRQFEAFLAEQADLSPKAWPRFVRINDDLPQTATNKILKRELSAAGVTAQGGVLWERPARSTSYQVSARTSARA; this is encoded by the coding sequence ATGATCGACACCGTCCAGAAGCTGCTGCGCGGTCGGCTCGACGACGACTCCGTCGCGGTGATCTCAGCGGACCGCAGCTGGACCTGGCGCGAGTATCTGACCGAGGCGAGCGTGGAAGCCGCCGCGCTGCTGGCGATGACCGATCCGGACCGTCCGCTGCATATTGGTGCGCTGCTGACGAATTCACCGGCTTACGTGCGGTCGATGGCCGCCGCCGCACTCGGCGGCTACGTATTGTGCGGTATCAACACGACTCGCCGCGGTGCGAGCCTGGTCTCCGACATCCGCCGGTCGGACTGTCAACTGCTGCTCGTCGACACCGACCACGCTGCGTTGCTCGACGGACTGGATCTCTCGGGGATCACTGTGCTGGACGTGACAGGCCCGCGATACGCCCAGGCGATCGCGGCCGCGGAACCCCTTGTCCCGCATGAGGTCAGCGGCACCGACCCGTTCATGATGATCTTCACCTCTGGCACCAGCGGCAACCCCAAGGCTGTGCCGTTCGTCCACGCGATGAGCGTCATGTGCGGCCTGAGCCTGGTTGCGCAGATGGACATCACCGCAGGCGACGTGTGCTACCTCGCGATGCCGCTGTTTCACTCCAACGGGGTGGCCGTTGGCTTTTCGGTTGCGGTGACCGCAGGAGCGGCGATGGTGCCGGTGAAGTTTTCGGTGTCGCGGCTGCTGGGCGACGTGCGCCGGTACGGCGTTACGTTCATGAATTACGTCGGAAAGCCGCTGGCCCTGGTGCTGGCCACCCCCGAGCAGCCCGACGACGCCGACAACCCGCTGCGCGTCATGTACGGCAACGAGGCCACCGAGCGCGACATCGCCGAATTCTCACGGCGGTTCGGTTGCCGCATCATCGACGGGTTCGGCTCCAGCGAGTTCGCCGTCGTGGTCGTCCGGGAGGACGGTACCCCGTCGGGTTCGATCGGCAAGGGCTGGGGCGGGGTGGCGATCTACCACCCCGATTCGGTAACCGAATGTGCCACAGCTGTTTTCGACGGGAACGGTGCACTGCTCAACACCGACGAGGCGATCGGGGAGCTGGTCAATACCACCGGATCTGGACCGTTCACCGGCTACTACAACGACCCAGCGGCGACGTCGGAACGTCTGCGCCATGGCATGTACTGGACCGGTGACCTCGCCTACCGCGACGCCGACGGCTGGATCTATCTGGCGGGCCGGACCTCGGACTGGATGCGGGTGGACGGCGAGAACATGGCCGCGGCCCCGATCGAACGGATCCTGCTGCGACTGCCGCAGCTCAATCAGGTGGCCGTCTACGCCGTGCCCGACGAACGGGTGGGCGACCAGGTCATGGCGGCAGTCGTTCTGCGCCAAGGACAATCGTTGACGCCGAGGCAGTTCGAGGCGTTCCTGGCCGAGCAGGCCGATCTGTCGCCGAAGGCCTGGCCGCGGTTCGTCCGCATCAACGACGACCTGCCACAGACCGCGACCAACAAGATCCTCAAGCGGGAACTGAGCGCTGCCGGGGTGACCGCCCAGGGCGGGGTTCTGTGGGAGCGGCCGGCTCGTTCCACCAGCTATCAGGTCAGCGCGCGAACATCAGCGCGCGCTTGA